From Gopherus evgoodei ecotype Sinaloan lineage chromosome 15, rGopEvg1_v1.p, whole genome shotgun sequence, one genomic window encodes:
- the LOC115635799 gene encoding urotensin-2 receptor-like, whose amino-acid sequence MSVNEELESRFSATTMMAMKASEGSPFRISPNISYNETWDNAPAASSMEDMIATCTIGTILSIMCVIGVTGNVYTLVVMCHYLRYSASMYIYIINLALADLLYLLTIPFIVGTYFIQEWYFGDVGCRILFSLDFLTMHASIFTLTVMSTERYFAVLKPLDTVKRSKSYRKAIAIVIWAVSLLLTLPMLIMIQLVQRDRKSICLPTWSKLSYKIYLTILFCTSIVGPGVIIGYLYIRLARTYWVSQTASFKQTKRLPNQKVLYLIFTIVLVFWACFLPFWIWQLLFQYYESFPLSPKAMRNINYLTTCLTYSNSCINPFLYTLLTKNYKEYLRNRQRSFNSSSGYFQRRNRFQRISGRSLSTSSQHCTETYVLTHVPVGNNSA is encoded by the coding sequence ATGTCTGTAAATGAAGAGCTAGAGAGCAGGTTTTCAGCAACCACCATGATGGCCATGAAGGCAAGTGAAGGGAGCCCATTCAGAATCAGCCCCAACATTTCCTACAATGAAACCTGGGACAATGCTCCAGCTGCCAGTTCAATGGAGGACATGATTGCCACTTGCACCATAGGGACTATCCTCTCCATTATGTGTGTGATCGGTGTGACGGGCAATGTCTACACCCTGGTGGTGATGTGCCATTACCTGAGATACTCTGCCTCTATGTACATTTACATCATTAACCTTGCCTTGGCAGACCTGCTCTACCTGCTCACCATCCCTTTCATCGTTGGGACATACTTCATCCAGGAATGGTACTTTGGAGACGTCGGCTGCCGCATCTTGTTCAGTCTGGATTTCCTCACCATGCACGCCAGCATCTTCACCCTGACGGTCATGAGCACAGAGCGCTACTTCGCAGTGCTGAAGCCCCTGGACACGGTGAAGAGGTCCAAAAGCTACCGGAAAGCCATTGCCATCGTCATTTGGGCGGTGTCTCTGCTGCTCACGCTCCCAATGCTCATCATGATCCAGCTGGTGCAAAGAGACCGCAAAAGCATCTGTCTGCCCACCTGGAGCAAGCTGTCCTACAAAATCTATCTGACCATCCTCTTCTGTACCAGTATTGTTGGCCCAGGAGTGATCATTGGATACCTTTACATTAGACTAGCCAGGACCTACTGGGTGTCCCAAACAGCCTCTTTCAAACAGACCAAGCGGCTGCCTAATCAAAAAGTTCTGTATCTAATTTTCACAATAGTGCTGGTCTTCTGGGCTTGCTTCTTGCCCTTCTGGATCTGGCAGCTTCTCTTCCAATATTATGAATCCTTCCCTTTGTCCCCCAAGGCCATGAGGAACATTAACTATCTGACAACCTGCCTGACCTACAGCAACAGCTGCATCAACCCTTTCCTCTACACCCTGCTGACCAAAAACTACAAGGAATACTTGAGGAACAGACAACGCTCTTTCAATAGCAGCAGTGGCTACTTCCAGAGGAGGAATCGATTTCAGAGGATTTCTGGGAGATCTCTTTCCACAAGCAGTCAGCATTGCACAGAGACTTACGTGCTCACTCATGTTCCTGTGGGAAACAACAGTGCCTGA